One window of the Gemmatimonadaceae bacterium genome contains the following:
- a CDS encoding 4Fe-4S dicluster domain-containing protein translates to MQRRDFLRAGLVAAGGVVAGVGATSSLRAADVVDGAKAPATLTLTADGELVVSSALSDAGTRPTSDEVRQGVPGRRWMMVIDLAACDGCGKCTKACARSHFVPPDREFMRVFSMEDPSTAAPYWFPRPCFHCDNAPCTRVCPVGATFKRQDGIVLIDNERCIGCRFCMAACPYSVRAFNWSRPDNPPAAVARGYSPEWGYPRRVGTAEKCDFCADMAREGKLPHCAAQCPMDAIWFGDENEDAVTNGKGETVRLSALLRDRAAFRYMEELGTKPRVHYLPAHNRRYPAPGEPGANTGHQTRGAEQP, encoded by the coding sequence ATGCAGCGACGTGATTTCTTACGGGCCGGCTTGGTGGCGGCGGGCGGCGTGGTGGCTGGTGTGGGGGCCACGAGCTCGCTGAGGGCGGCCGATGTTGTGGACGGCGCGAAGGCGCCGGCGACGTTGACGCTCACCGCGGATGGAGAGTTGGTGGTGTCGTCGGCGCTGAGCGACGCTGGCACCAGGCCAACTTCCGACGAGGTGCGCCAAGGCGTGCCCGGACGCCGCTGGATGATGGTCATCGATCTCGCGGCATGCGACGGCTGCGGCAAGTGCACCAAGGCGTGCGCCAGGAGCCACTTCGTGCCGCCGGACCGGGAGTTCATGCGGGTGTTCTCGATGGAAGACCCATCGACCGCGGCGCCATACTGGTTCCCGCGGCCGTGCTTTCACTGCGACAACGCGCCCTGCACGCGCGTGTGTCCGGTTGGGGCCACGTTCAAGCGCCAGGACGGGATCGTGTTGATCGACAACGAGCGTTGCATCGGTTGCCGGTTCTGCATGGCCGCCTGCCCGTATTCGGTGCGCGCGTTCAACTGGAGCCGCCCCGACAATCCGCCGGCGGCCGTGGCGCGCGGTTACTCGCCGGAATGGGGGTATCCGCGGCGCGTCGGCACGGCCGAGAAGTGCGACTTCTGCGCCGACATGGCGCGCGAGGGCAAGCTCCCACATTGCGCCGCCCAGTGCCCCATGGATGCAATCTGGTTCGGCGATGAGAACGAGGACGCGGTGACGAACGGAAAGGGCGAGACGGTGAGGCTCTCCGCGCTGCTCCGCGATCGCGCGGCCTTCAGGTACATGGAGGAGCTCGGGACGAAGCCTCGCGTCCACTACCTGCCGGCGCACAACCGGCGCTACCCGGCGCCAGGTGAACCCGGCGCCAACACCGGTCACCAAACGAGAGGAGCCGAGCAGCCATGA
- a CDS encoding c-type cytochrome, whose product MSLKHRVANSVVRALAISAALALISLMASTPAQAQGSGNAKPWVAPQRASQRANPLPPTADALKRGRNLFHRDCEQCHGKAGHGDGPLAVSLLPRPADLAPARVQSQSDGALFWKMSTGRGVMPKVTLSENERWALVNYLRTLAAQR is encoded by the coding sequence ATGTCCCTGAAGCACAGAGTCGCTAATTCCGTCGTGCGTGCCCTCGCCATTTCCGCCGCACTCGCCCTGATATCGTTGATGGCTTCCACGCCGGCCCAGGCGCAGGGGTCAGGGAACGCGAAACCGTGGGTCGCGCCACAGCGCGCGAGCCAACGGGCGAACCCGCTCCCGCCGACGGCCGACGCCTTGAAACGCGGCCGCAATCTGTTCCACCGCGACTGCGAGCAGTGTCACGGGAAGGCCGGCCACGGCGACGGACCGCTGGCAGTCTCGCTGCTGCCGCGCCCCGCCGACCTCGCGCCGGCGCGCGTGCAGTCCCAATCCGATGGCGCGCTCTTCTGGAAAATGTCGACAGGCCGAGGCGTGATGCCGAAAGTCACGCTGAGCGAGAATGAGAGGTGGGCGTTGGTCAACTACCTTCGCACGCTGGCGGCACAACGGTAG
- the nrfD gene encoding NrfD/PsrC family molybdoenzyme membrane anchor subunit, which yields MNAMPLSDFQIETVPSLARPARRTVTDVERDLLATLDPLGGRGRLWIASLLAVCGIAFIAWIQQLRYGLTVTSMRNYVSWGVYMTNFVFFIGISHAGTLISAILRVTDAGWRRPITRMAEAITVIALLIGASSVVIDMGRPDRLLNLLIHGRLQSPILWDLVSVTTYLTGSFLYLYVAMIPDMPMLAEHARERGRSPKLVRLYELLSLGFRETPAHRRLLARALGAMAVIIIPVAVSVHTVVSWVFGMTLRPGWHSTIFGPYFVVGAIFSGTAGIITAMMIFRRAYHLERYLLPEHFHKLAKILLVLSLLYAYFTLSEYLTAWYGGLESDARLLDLLAGGTAFGRSFWLWAAFGLFVPIGLLLFPSRRSLGAIMTASVLINIGMWWKRFLIVVPTLETPFIPAQAAGIAPRYFPSLVECLITAGAFAGFLLLFTLFSRLFPILSIWETVEDAEEVKQATVRTGHALAGAGHAHARMSPATLGIALLLAAGAAAAAPWSAAHAQTAQGKAVIELTRTTEGEEEMLVAKVTANGLPVKGATVAFSVRRTFGLMTLGEDQTLDDGTAAVAFPTALPGDAKGELTFRVALRSPPELDSSAADVKLAGAPARPWPSVPPRALWSSRVPLAIPATFAFLVLCVWSTYAFVVRQLAALRKLKQES from the coding sequence ATGAACGCAATGCCCCTTTCCGATTTTCAGATTGAAACCGTCCCCTCGCTCGCACGTCCGGCGCGGCGCACGGTGACCGACGTCGAGCGGGATCTGCTGGCGACGCTCGATCCTTTGGGTGGCCGCGGCCGCCTCTGGATCGCGAGTCTGTTGGCCGTATGCGGCATCGCCTTCATCGCATGGATCCAACAGCTCCGCTACGGGCTGACCGTGACCTCGATGCGCAACTACGTGTCGTGGGGCGTGTACATGACGAACTTCGTGTTCTTCATCGGTATCAGCCACGCGGGCACGCTGATCTCGGCCATCCTGCGCGTTACGGACGCCGGTTGGCGGCGGCCCATCACGCGCATGGCCGAGGCGATCACCGTCATCGCGCTCCTCATCGGCGCGAGCAGCGTTGTGATCGACATGGGACGCCCCGACCGTCTTCTGAATCTGCTCATCCACGGCCGGCTACAGTCGCCGATCCTTTGGGACCTGGTGTCGGTCACGACGTACCTGACTGGGAGCTTCCTCTATCTGTACGTGGCGATGATTCCGGACATGCCGATGCTGGCAGAGCACGCTCGCGAGCGTGGTCGCTCTCCGAAGCTCGTGCGCCTGTACGAATTGCTGTCGCTCGGATTCAGGGAAACGCCTGCCCACCGGCGCCTTCTCGCGCGCGCCCTCGGCGCGATGGCCGTGATCATCATCCCGGTGGCTGTGTCGGTACACACCGTCGTGTCGTGGGTGTTCGGCATGACGCTGCGGCCAGGCTGGCACAGCACCATCTTCGGTCCCTACTTCGTGGTCGGGGCGATTTTCTCCGGCACGGCGGGGATCATCACGGCGATGATGATCTTCCGCCGCGCGTACCATCTCGAGCGCTATCTCCTGCCGGAGCATTTCCACAAGCTGGCGAAGATCCTGCTCGTCCTCTCGCTGCTCTACGCCTATTTCACGCTGAGTGAATACCTCACGGCGTGGTATGGCGGGCTCGAGTCAGATGCGCGGCTGCTCGATCTGCTCGCCGGCGGTACCGCCTTCGGCCGATCGTTCTGGCTCTGGGCAGCATTCGGCCTGTTCGTTCCGATCGGACTGCTGCTCTTCCCCAGCCGCCGTTCGCTGGGAGCGATCATGACCGCCTCGGTGCTCATCAACATTGGCATGTGGTGGAAGCGGTTTCTGATCGTCGTGCCGACGCTGGAGACGCCGTTCATCCCGGCGCAGGCGGCGGGGATCGCGCCGCGCTACTTCCCGAGTCTCGTGGAATGTCTGATCACGGCGGGAGCGTTCGCCGGCTTCCTGCTGCTCTTTACGCTGTTCTCGCGCCTGTTCCCGATCCTCTCGATCTGGGAGACCGTCGAGGATGCCGAGGAGGTGAAGCAGGCCACGGTTAGGACCGGCCACGCGCTCGCGGGAGCGGGACACGCACACGCACGCATGAGTCCGGCGACGCTCGGGATCGCATTGCTGCTCGCCGCCGGCGCTGCCGCGGCGGCACCCTGGTCGGCGGCGCACGCACAGACCGCGCAAGGCAAGGCGGTCATCGAATTGACGCGCACAACCGAGGGTGAAGAGGAGATGCTCGTGGCGAAGGTCACCGCCAACGGACTGCCGGTGAAAGGCGCCACGGTCGCCTTCTCGGTGAGGCGCACGTTTGGCTTGATGACACTCGGCGAGGATCAGACGCTGGACGACGGCACGGCGGCCGTGGCATTTCCCACAGCATTGCCGGGTGACGCCAAGGGCGAGCTGACGTTCCGTGTCGCGCTGCGATCGCCGCCGGAGCTGGACAGCTCGGCGGCTGACGTGAAGCTTGCCGGCGCGCCGGCCCGACCCTGGCCGTCCGTTCCGCCGCGCGCGCTCTGGTCGTCGCGCGTCCCATTGGCGATCCCGGCCACGTTCGCCTTCCTTGTGCTCTGCGTTTGGAGCACGTACGCGTTCGTCGTCAGACAACTGGCCGCGTTGCGCAAGCTGAAACAGGAGAGTTGA
- a CDS encoding plastocyanin/azurin family copper-binding protein — protein sequence MTYLPFHMGETKSVPFNRSGVSPIKRFEEEPISRIHFVISACLASGLALALPVGAQNVAPGAPVPHVIVVRFVERPGAMPFAFEPANFTAHRGDTLRFVQASATMHNVHFKKQPKGAKLGAAAISPYLTTKGQTYTIVVDSRFTEGTYELVCDPHEALGMRGSLTVLGKH from the coding sequence ATGACATACCTTCCATTCCACATGGGGGAGACCAAGTCCGTTCCCTTCAACCGATCAGGCGTCTCGCCGATCAAGCGTTTCGAGGAGGAACCTATCTCTCGCATCCATTTCGTAATCAGCGCCTGCCTCGCCAGTGGCCTCGCCCTCGCGCTGCCGGTCGGCGCGCAGAATGTCGCACCCGGCGCACCGGTGCCGCATGTCATCGTGGTCAGGTTTGTCGAACGACCGGGCGCCATGCCGTTCGCGTTCGAGCCGGCGAATTTCACGGCCCACCGCGGCGACACGCTACGGTTCGTACAAGCCTCCGCGACGATGCACAACGTGCATTTCAAGAAGCAGCCGAAAGGTGCGAAACTCGGCGCCGCCGCCATCAGCCCCTATCTCACCACGAAGGGGCAGACATACACCATCGTGGTAGACTCGCGGTTCACCGAGGGGACGTACGAGCTCGTGTGCGATCCACATGAGGCGCTCGGCATGCGCGGGTCCCTCACTGTGCTCGGCAAACACTGA
- a CDS encoding ATP-binding protein, whose translation MINVNKLFPRLSIRVKLAIAFALVALGPLAVVSFIGARETVFQIEATARNTLEHDLEMAETETALSLSSAEGHMNLIANVVLGPLLHDGAIPPRERLDAERVVKTLLASEPTLYQVKLIDADGRYRLLVRASGPSLDAEEMDGGEYYAWRASSLRPHTRLLFAIEVAGPEEPGLRKPMPAVALLFPVHAPNGEFRGAVVGEAYASALFSHLDHASAGFGGITGLVDGDGHFLYHSLRKRDWATLLAAHDRLSVRSDFPDDVASAIISGRAGTLMTPDRELVSFRPLSLGTPSGARLSLYRVVPIATVAAPARSFVLLVFLAAGLVALLVLGLAMLAANEFTKPIFRIRDAAWQLARGEPVRQPNVETNDEFEDLANDFARVAEQVARHRAQREALIAERTRLLEHTHAELADILKHSADGIIGLDPSGVVTIWNDGAERLLGYSGSEAISREINAVLRPSGERARREQAVMRRELEREHAVVNFLTEVLAKDGTPIQISLTATLIAGVDGGALGSSLIVRDNRLQSRLEDQMRRSERLAAISVMAAGLAHEINNPLAIIGNRIECMQRDVRDKWSDTPLATDLDVLQQHVARLRELTTSLLRFARDDRGEAGPVALGALAESTVALLNRTMAMRRLHLQLHVEPGVPDVIGYEKAIETVIVNLLLNAADATPPDGTVTLSTRCSADGEAVEIEVRDTGHGLAPELRERVFDPFFTTKGPGHGTGLGLTVCRSIVDRHGGVIAVDTPPDGGCRFVVTIPLQPMGATWNELAYL comes from the coding sequence ATGATCAACGTCAACAAGCTGTTTCCGCGGTTGAGCATCCGCGTCAAGCTCGCGATCGCATTCGCGCTCGTGGCGCTTGGACCGCTGGCCGTCGTGTCGTTCATCGGCGCTCGCGAGACGGTGTTTCAGATCGAGGCCACGGCGCGCAATACGCTCGAGCACGACCTCGAGATGGCAGAGACCGAGACCGCGCTCTCTCTCAGCTCGGCGGAAGGTCACATGAACCTCATCGCCAACGTCGTGCTCGGGCCGTTGCTCCACGACGGCGCCATCCCCCCGCGCGAGCGCCTGGACGCCGAACGTGTCGTAAAGACGCTCCTTGCCTCCGAGCCGACGCTGTACCAGGTGAAGCTCATCGACGCCGACGGCCGCTACCGGTTGCTCGTTCGCGCGTCGGGTCCGTCGCTGGACGCCGAGGAGATGGACGGGGGCGAGTACTACGCCTGGCGCGCCAGCTCACTGCGGCCGCACACGCGGCTGCTCTTCGCCATCGAGGTGGCGGGTCCCGAAGAACCCGGGCTTCGGAAGCCGATGCCGGCCGTAGCCCTCCTGTTCCCCGTGCACGCGCCGAACGGCGAATTCCGCGGCGCAGTGGTCGGCGAGGCGTACGCTTCGGCGCTCTTTTCGCACCTCGATCATGCGTCGGCGGGATTCGGCGGCATCACCGGACTCGTCGACGGCGACGGACACTTTCTCTATCACTCGTTGCGCAAACGCGACTGGGCGACCCTCCTGGCCGCGCACGATCGGCTGAGTGTGCGCAGCGACTTTCCGGACGACGTCGCGTCGGCCATCATCTCGGGGCGCGCGGGCACGTTGATGACGCCCGACCGGGAGCTGGTCAGTTTCCGTCCTCTCTCGCTGGGCACGCCCTCCGGGGCCAGACTCTCGCTCTATCGCGTGGTGCCCATCGCCACGGTCGCGGCGCCAGCGCGCTCGTTCGTATTGCTTGTTTTCCTCGCCGCCGGCTTGGTGGCGCTGCTCGTGCTCGGCCTCGCCATGCTCGCGGCGAACGAGTTCACCAAACCGATCTTCCGGATCCGCGACGCCGCATGGCAGCTCGCCCGCGGCGAGCCGGTGCGGCAGCCGAACGTCGAGACGAACGACGAGTTCGAGGATCTCGCGAATGACTTCGCGCGGGTGGCTGAGCAGGTCGCGCGGCATCGCGCCCAGCGAGAAGCGCTCATCGCCGAGCGAACGCGCCTGCTCGAGCACACCCATGCCGAGTTGGCCGACATTCTCAAGCATTCCGCCGACGGCATCATTGGGCTCGACCCCTCCGGCGTCGTCACCATCTGGAACGACGGCGCCGAGCGGCTCCTCGGCTACTCTGGGTCGGAGGCCATCAGCCGGGAGATCAACGCGGTGCTCCGTCCCAGCGGCGAGCGGGCCCGCCGTGAGCAGGCGGTGATGCGACGCGAGCTGGAGCGGGAGCACGCGGTGGTGAACTTCCTCACCGAAGTGCTCGCCAAGGACGGCACGCCCATTCAGATCAGTCTCACGGCCACGCTCATCGCCGGCGTGGACGGTGGCGCGCTCGGCTCTTCCCTCATCGTCCGCGACAACCGGTTGCAGTCCCGCCTCGAGGATCAGATGCGGCGTTCCGAGCGTCTGGCGGCCATCAGCGTCATGGCGGCTGGGCTGGCGCACGAGATCAACAACCCGTTGGCCATCATCGGCAACCGCATCGAGTGCATGCAGCGCGACGTACGGGACAAGTGGAGCGACACACCGCTGGCTACGGACCTCGACGTGCTACAGCAACACGTGGCGCGGCTGCGAGAGCTGACGACGAGCCTGCTCCGCTTCGCGCGCGACGACCGCGGAGAAGCGGGGCCGGTCGCGCTCGGCGCGCTTGCCGAAAGCACCGTGGCGCTCCTCAACCGAACAATGGCCATGCGCCGTTTGCATCTGCAGCTCCATGTCGAGCCCGGCGTACCCGACGTCATCGGGTACGAGAAGGCCATCGAAACGGTCATCGTCAATCTGCTGCTCAACGCGGCAGATGCTACGCCGCCAGACGGAACCGTGACGCTCTCCACCCGGTGCAGCGCCGACGGGGAAGCGGTGGAGATTGAGGTGCGAGATACCGGTCACGGATTGGCTCCCGAGCTCCGCGAGCGCGTCTTCGATCCCTTCTTCACGACGAAAGGACCTGGGCACGGCACTGGCCTCGGTCTCACCGTGTGCCGCAGCATCGTCGATCGCCACGGTGGCGTCATCGCCGTCGACACACCGCCCGACGGCGGCTGCCGGTTCGTCGTCACCATCCCCCTCCAACCCATGGGTGCAACGTGGAACGAGCTCGCGTACTTGTAA
- a CDS encoding sigma-54 dependent transcriptional regulator, with protein MERARVLVIDDEQAMLENCERLLSREGYRCTTLAEPLRFRQVATEVDPDVIITDLRMPGADGLTILAAGVADDRTRPVILMTAFATVPSAVAAVREGAFDYITKPFTADQLLVAVERAARYRRLTVENRTLRQQVELAQGGDGILGSSAVMQRLLEQAAKVAPTDANVLITGESGTGKELMALFMHAHSLRQAKPFVTVDCAAMPEGLLESELFGHERGAFTGAVQRTDGLLAKANGGTVFFDEIAELGTSLQAKLLRALEQRQIRRLGDSRLINLDIRVVAATNHDLEATVAAGRFREDLYYRLNVVHFSLPPLRARHGDVRILMTAFLEEFACTAHRWPPEVTAEVWTILERHPWPGNVRELRNTAQRLVVLDNDGRITPEDLDDALQPRVKLREGEPASWPLSYSEAQDKALRDFRAAYVGRLLEVNGGNVSRAAVAAGVSRRTLHRWLAELNGAVAKEESDE; from the coding sequence GTGGAACGAGCTCGCGTACTTGTAATCGACGACGAACAGGCGATGCTCGAGAACTGCGAGCGTCTCCTGAGCCGGGAGGGCTACAGGTGCACGACCCTCGCCGAGCCGCTGCGCTTCCGCCAGGTGGCGACGGAGGTCGATCCGGACGTCATCATCACCGACCTGCGCATGCCCGGCGCCGACGGGCTGACCATCCTGGCGGCCGGTGTGGCCGACGACCGCACGCGCCCCGTGATCCTGATGACGGCGTTCGCCACGGTCCCCTCGGCAGTGGCCGCGGTCCGCGAGGGAGCGTTTGACTACATCACCAAGCCGTTCACCGCCGACCAGCTTCTCGTCGCCGTCGAGCGCGCCGCGCGCTATCGCAGACTGACGGTGGAGAACCGCACGCTGCGGCAGCAGGTGGAGCTCGCCCAGGGCGGCGACGGCATACTCGGCTCGAGCGCGGTCATGCAGCGGCTCCTCGAGCAGGCGGCGAAAGTCGCGCCCACAGACGCGAACGTGCTCATCACCGGCGAGAGCGGCACCGGCAAGGAGCTCATGGCGCTCTTCATGCACGCGCATTCGCTCCGCCAAGCCAAGCCGTTCGTCACCGTCGACTGCGCGGCGATGCCGGAAGGGCTCCTGGAGTCGGAGCTGTTCGGCCACGAGCGCGGCGCGTTCACGGGCGCCGTTCAGCGCACCGATGGACTGCTCGCCAAGGCGAATGGCGGTACGGTCTTTTTCGACGAGATCGCCGAGCTCGGGACCAGTCTCCAGGCGAAGCTGCTGCGCGCGCTCGAGCAGCGACAGATACGCCGGCTCGGCGACTCCCGGCTCATCAACCTCGACATCCGCGTGGTGGCAGCGACAAATCACGATCTCGAGGCGACGGTGGCCGCCGGCCGTTTCCGGGAAGATCTGTACTACCGGCTCAACGTCGTCCATTTTAGCCTGCCACCCTTGCGCGCGCGGCACGGCGACGTGCGTATCCTGATGACCGCTTTCCTCGAGGAGTTCGCCTGCACCGCGCACCGCTGGCCGCCCGAGGTGACGGCAGAGGTGTGGACCATCCTCGAGCGGCACCCGTGGCCCGGCAACGTCCGAGAGCTGCGAAACACCGCGCAGCGTCTCGTCGTGTTGGACAACGATGGGCGGATCACGCCGGAGGATCTCGACGACGCGCTCCAACCACGGGTCAAGCTGCGCGAGGGCGAGCCCGCGAGCTGGCCGCTCTCTTACTCGGAGGCCCAGGACAAGGCACTGCGCGACTTCCGCGCCGCCTACGTGGGACGGCTCCTCGAGGTCAATGGCGGCAACGTGTCACGGGCGGCGGTGGCGGCCGGCGTCAGCCGGCGAACGCTTCATCGGTGGCTGGCGGAGCTCAACGGTGCGGTCGCGAAGGAGGAGTCTGATGAATAG
- a CDS encoding carboxypeptidase regulatory-like domain-containing protein, with the protein MNSRLMASVVLAGALFLPHARLAAQDGMVSGTVTAPAAGMGGVVVYLIRAASARVPAIAPLSAQIDQRGLRFVPRVIAVSPGSTVSFPNSDPVMHNVFHPSRHGGGFDLGTYPQGERRSFTFDDEGAYVIFCHVHPEMVGYVVVVASPYRAVTDDEGRFKLDGVAPGTYHLRTWHRRLRTQDQVVSVAANGAVRVDLTLEYGLPVEPRSAEQHRWR; encoded by the coding sequence ATGAATAGTCGCCTGATGGCGAGCGTCGTCCTCGCGGGCGCACTCTTTCTCCCGCACGCGCGTCTGGCCGCGCAGGACGGCATGGTTTCCGGAACGGTCACCGCTCCAGCCGCAGGAATGGGTGGGGTCGTCGTCTATCTGATTCGCGCCGCGTCGGCCCGAGTGCCGGCTATCGCACCGCTAAGCGCCCAGATCGATCAACGCGGCCTGCGGTTCGTGCCGCGCGTCATCGCCGTGAGCCCGGGGTCGACCGTGTCCTTCCCGAACAGCGATCCCGTGATGCACAACGTCTTTCACCCCAGCAGGCACGGCGGCGGCTTCGACCTCGGCACGTACCCTCAGGGTGAGCGGCGCAGCTTCACCTTCGATGATGAAGGCGCCTACGTGATCTTCTGTCACGTGCATCCGGAGATGGTGGGCTATGTCGTCGTGGTGGCGTCGCCGTATCGCGCCGTCACGGACGACGAGGGCCGGTTCAAGCTTGATGGCGTGGCGCCCGGTACCTATCACCTCCGCACCTGGCATCGGCGACTGCGGACGCAGGATCAGGTGGTCTCAGTTGCCGCCAACGGCGCCGTGCGCGTCGACCTGACACTGGAGTACGGCCTCCCGGTGGAACCGCGGTCGGCGGAGCAGCACCGCTGGAGGTGA
- a CDS encoding MFS transporter, producing MNSPAGPVPAAGAAAGATQATHPAGLERPAPFRAIASWVLYDLANTIFSMGVVSLFFSLWIRDQVGPERADSVYALITAFSMGIIFILSPLLGAMSDRARRRMPFLIVSTVLCVGFTLLLGRAGYAGTVIAFVIANAAYQAGLQFYDSLLVEVTTEANRGRIGGIGVGIGYLGSYIAVGIGLTLGTSDKALLFTLIALAFLVFSIPCFVFVRERGNPNPGKVFDLGIIASSTKQTIRTLREGERYPGLVRFLVGRVFYTDAINTVISVMTLYAVNVAINAGQAKDAAEQTAQLIMMSAITFAVIGGFVWGWIVDRIGPKRTLDIVLYLWIVTFSLASAMGLLGLPLATLWVVAAMAGVALGGVWSADRPLMLRLTPPDRVGEFYGLYGMVGRFSAISGPVIWAAVTTLTVRRLHMPVQVGQGYGVAALLLMVVLSWWILRSVDDAPRNWAALGSLSR from the coding sequence ATGAATTCGCCGGCTGGTCCCGTCCCCGCGGCCGGCGCCGCCGCGGGTGCGACGCAAGCGACTCATCCCGCGGGGCTCGAACGTCCGGCACCATTTCGCGCCATCGCATCGTGGGTGCTCTACGACCTCGCGAACACGATCTTCTCCATGGGGGTCGTGTCCCTCTTCTTCTCGCTCTGGATCCGCGACCAGGTCGGGCCCGAGCGCGCGGATTCGGTCTACGCGCTGATCACCGCGTTTTCGATGGGGATCATTTTCATCTTATCCCCGCTGCTGGGCGCGATGAGCGACCGGGCGCGCCGCCGGATGCCCTTTCTCATTGTAAGCACGGTGCTTTGCGTCGGGTTCACGCTGCTACTTGGCCGCGCCGGTTACGCGGGTACCGTCATCGCGTTCGTGATCGCGAATGCGGCGTATCAGGCCGGCCTGCAGTTCTATGATTCGCTGCTCGTCGAAGTCACGACGGAAGCGAACCGCGGCCGGATCGGCGGGATTGGCGTCGGCATCGGGTACCTTGGCTCCTACATCGCCGTCGGCATTGGACTCACGCTCGGAACGAGCGACAAAGCGCTGCTGTTCACGCTGATCGCGCTCGCCTTTCTCGTGTTCTCGATCCCGTGTTTCGTGTTCGTGCGCGAACGCGGCAACCCGAATCCGGGCAAGGTGTTCGATCTCGGCATCATCGCATCGAGCACGAAGCAGACAATCCGCACACTGCGCGAAGGGGAGCGCTATCCCGGCCTCGTGCGATTTCTCGTGGGACGCGTCTTTTACACCGACGCCATCAACACCGTCATCTCCGTCATGACGCTCTACGCCGTGAACGTCGCGATCAACGCCGGACAGGCGAAGGACGCAGCGGAACAAACCGCGCAGCTCATCATGATGTCGGCGATCACGTTCGCAGTCATCGGCGGATTCGTATGGGGATGGATCGTGGACCGCATCGGACCGAAGCGGACGCTCGACATCGTGCTGTATCTGTGGATCGTGACGTTCAGCCTTGCGAGCGCGATGGGGCTCCTCGGCCTGCCGCTCGCGACACTCTGGGTGGTTGCCGCGATGGCGGGCGTCGCGCTTGGTGGCGTATGGAGCGCTGACCGGCCACTCATGCTCCGGCTCACGCCTCCTGATCGCGTTGGCGAGTTCTATGGGCTGTACGGCATGGTCGGCCGGTTTTCCGCGATCTCCGGGCCGGTGATCTGGGCGGCGGTGACGACGCTGACGGTTCGTCGCCTGCACATGCCCGTGCAGGTCGGCCAGGGGTACGGCGTAGCCGCGCTCCTCCTTATGGTAGTGCTCAGCTGGTGGATTCTCCGGAGCGTTGACGACGCGCCACGTAACTGGGCGGCCCTCGGTTCCCTATCTCGATGA